In Proteiniborus ethanoligenes, a single window of DNA contains:
- a CDS encoding OadG family protein — translation MENIGVGLEMMLYGIGTTFSILIIFYFSIKLLSKLFPEK, via the coding sequence ATGGAGAATATTGGAGTAGGGTTAGAAATGATGCTATATGGCATTGGAACTACCTTTTCGATATTAATTATATTTTATTTTTCTATAAAATTATTATCTAAGTTATTTCCAGAAAAATAA
- a CDS encoding metal-dependent transcriptional regulator, whose protein sequence is MLSPSSEDYLEEVYRLSVNSKDIRITDIAYCLNVSMPSVVKGLRKLSRLGYIVYRPYEKIELTDKGKEKGCFLVERNKILRDFIEMIGADCDIKQEAEAMEHYLTTSTIKSIEKLVKFFSNNYDLLLEFRNFNIDSILDD, encoded by the coding sequence ATGCTGTCACCAAGCTCTGAAGACTATTTAGAGGAAGTGTATAGGCTAAGTGTAAACAGTAAAGATATAAGAATAACTGATATAGCCTATTGCTTAAATGTGTCTATGCCCTCTGTGGTTAAAGGCCTTAGAAAGCTAAGTAGATTGGGCTACATAGTATACAGACCTTATGAAAAAATAGAACTGACAGACAAAGGGAAGGAAAAAGGATGTTTTTTAGTAGAGAGAAATAAGATATTAAGGGATTTTATAGAGATGATAGGAGCAGACTGTGATATAAAGCAGGAAGCAGAAGCTATGGAGCATTATCTCACTACATCTACTATTAAATCTATAGAAAAGCTGGTAAAATTTTTTTCAAATAATTATGACCTGTTATTAGAGTTCAGAAACTTTAATATAGACAGCATATTAGATGATTAA